A genome region from Erigeron canadensis isolate Cc75 chromosome 3, C_canadensis_v1, whole genome shotgun sequence includes the following:
- the LOC122592528 gene encoding vacuolar protein sorting-associated protein 32 homolog 2: protein MFTRVFGKPKQEANAVTTLDKLNETLEMLEKKEKVLLKKASQEVEKAKDYTRAKNKRAAIQCLKRKKLYEQQIEQLGNFQLRIHDQMIMLEGAKATTETVDALRTGAAAMKAMQKATNIDDVDKTMDEINEQTENMKQIQEALATPMGAAADFDEDELEAELEELEGAELEEQLLQPATTAPAAPVHVPAGSQPTRPAPRKNTAEEDELAALQAEMAL, encoded by the exons ATGTTTACAAGAGTTTTTGGAAAACCTAAGCAAGAAGCTAATGCTGTTACAACATTAGACAAATTAAATgag ACACTTGAAATGCTGGAGAAGAAGGAAAAAGTACTTCTGAAGAAGGCTTCACAAGAGGTGGAGAAAGCCAAAGATTATACTAGAGCAAAGAACAAACGGG CGGCAATACAATGTTTAAAGAGGAAGAAGCTCTATGAACAACAAATTGAACAGCTTGGAAACTTCCAATTACGTATTCATGACCAG ATGATTATGCTAGAAGGTGCAAAAGCTACCACAGAGACTGTTGATGCTTTGAGAACCGGTGCAGCAGCAATGAAGGCCATGCAGAAGGCAAC GAATATTGACGATGTTGACAAGACTATGGATGAAATTAATGAACAAACTGAAAATATGAAACAAATTCAGGAGGCATTGGCAACACCTATGGGTGCAGCTGCTGATTTTGACGAG GATGAACTGGAAGCTGAACTTGAAGAGCTAGAAGGAGCTGAGTTGGAGGAACAACTTCTACAACCTGCCACGACCGCCCCTGCTGCTCCAGTGCATGTTCCAGCTGGCAGCCAACCAACACGCCCAGCTCCTCGTAAAAACACCGCTGAGGAAGATGAACTTGCTGCATTGCAAGCAGAAATGGCACTTTAA
- the LOC122593608 gene encoding non-specific lipid transfer protein GPI-anchored 14-like: MGLHQRNHVPFSFLFVILIMVFTSRVTYGADDKDKEECTEQLVGLATCLPYVGGNAKSPTPDCCSGLKQVLNTNKKCLCVVVKDRNDPDLGLTINVTLALGLPTVCHAPANVTKCPELLHLAPNSTEAQVFYQYGRSSSASVPASSPISNDSGNATTAGGSGTSTKRPIGNSSGTSRRTWLQREVILMGVLSCIFTSTFVI, from the exons ATGGgtttgcatcaaagaaatcatgTCCCATTTTCGTTTTTGTTCGTGATTTTAATCATGGTGTTCACCTCTCGTGTAACATATGGGGCGGATGACAAAGACAAGGAGGAGTGCACGGAGCAGTTGGTGGGACTAGCAACATGTTTGCCGTATGTTGGAGGCAATGCTAAATCTCCAACACCCGATTGTTGTAGTGGTTTGAAACAAGTGTTGAATACTAACAAGAAGTGCTTGTGTGTTGTGGTGAAAGATAGAAATGATCCGGATTTAGGTCTCACAATCAATGTCACTCTTGCATTAGGTCTCCCTACCGTTTGTCATGCCCCGGCCAATGTTACAAAATGTCCAG AACTTCTACATTTAGCTCCTAATTCAACGGAAGCACAAGTTTTCTATCAATACGGGCGCTCTTCTAGTGCTAGTGTTCCTGCTAGCAGCCCCATTTCAAATG ATAGTGGTAACGCGACAACTGCGGGAGGCTCAGGAACAAGTACTAAAAGACCAATTGGTAACTCGAGTGGCACTAGTCGACGCACATGGCTACAACGAGAAGTCATTCTTATGGGAGTCCTTTCGTGCATTTTCACTTCAACTTTTGTCATATAA
- the LOC122593088 gene encoding uncharacterized protein LOC122593088: protein MGVIIIDGSTVRCFVHDEAHFKTSVDAQFTSLDANDDGVLSLSEMRNAFESMRVLENHFGFDRSVMPPEELTKLYDSVFMRFDRDHSGSVDKDEFRSEMKKIMLEIADRLGSSPIKMVIEDDDEQSLLNQAADLEAAKVAGGW from the coding sequence ATGGGTGTAATAATAATCGACGGGTCAACAGTCCGTTGCTTCGTACACGACGAAGCCCACTTCAAAACAAGTGTCGACGCACAGTTCACATCCCTAGACGCCAACGACGACGGCGTGTTATCCCTGTCGGAGATGCGGAATGCCTTTGAATCCATGCGTGTACTTGAAAACCACTTCGGGTTTGACAGAAGTGTCATGCCGCCTGAAGAGCTAACCAAGCTGTACGATTCAGTGTTTATGAGGTTTGACAGAGATCATAGTGGGAGTGTGGATAAAGATGAGTTCAGGTCGGAGATGAAGAAGATCATGTTGGAGATTGCTGATCGGTTGGGGTCGTCGCCTATTAAGATGGTGATTGAAGATGACGATGAACAGAGCTTGTTGAATCAAGCCGCCGATTTGGAAGCTGCTAAGGTTGCTGGGGGATGGTGA